The DNA sequence GTTTTATTTGGTCGCTTCAACTTTTTTCAGAACCTTTGAACGCATATCTTCATCGGGAATTAATTTGGCTATTTCTTTTGCTTGTTCTTTTTCACCATAGGCATAAAACAAGCTAATAGCTAACTCCCTTAGAATGAAAGATCTACTTTTGTGGTCATAGATTGTCTTTAGATTTTCAAGCATTTGCTTGCGTAGTTCATCAATTTTGCTTTTCTCTTTATTAGAAAGGTAATACTCCATGATATGAATAAAGGCAAAATTTCTTGAGATCGGGGAAGGAAGTTGCTTTGCTAGTTTCAGAGCTTGCTCTGGATCCTTGCTAGCAAGAGCGATTCTTATCCATACAAAAGGTTCCATTTCGGGAGTTGGTGTTAGCAACTTGGCAAATTTTTTAGCTTGATCGATCTCTTTTGCAGGTAGAAGATAGCCTTCAATTGTATCCGAAATTAAGATATTTCTTTCTTTTTCATCAGTTATTAGCTGGATTGCTTCAATTGCGGAGCCCCAGTCTTTTTCTGCAGCCAACTGTTTTGCTATTTCATGAATGCGACTGCTTTCCTGATTCTTGCCTTTTTTTGACTTAAGTTCTTTTAGTTCATCTTTTAAGCGTTGACTTGAAGCGCCTTTTTGTTCGACTTTTGTGCTCATACTAAATCCTTTTGATAGTGATTGATAAACTCAGATCTGAGTTAGTCTTATTAGATCAGAGCGACGAGAGGAGTTAAGTCTTTTTATGCTTTAGACCTAATTCAAGACTAAACATAGTTAAATTCAACCTAAAACAAGAACTTAATAGCGTCAATAAAATTTTAAATAAAAAACATTAATGCCTTTACCTTTGATAAGTTGCGTAGTAATTTGAAGGATGATCTTATTCCATTTTTATGAAAGCCACGCCTTGCCAGAAAAATGTGAGGAGTTATTACAAGTTTTTTGCTTGGCTCTATCCTATTGGTCGGAAACTTTATCCATCGGGCTTTTGTACTTGCAGGAAGTGGGACAAGCTATGATTAATGCAGTTAGCAAGGGCTATCCTAAAACTCTAGAAGTGAAGGATGTTGTTAAGTTGGCAAAGCTTAATTAATGTATGCACGAAGGTCACTTTTTTATCATTTTTTTATAATAAATTTATTATTTACAGTAACTTTTAATTTGTTGTAAAATGTTTAATTAAAATTATGCAGGTGAAGTCGTATTATGAAAATATTAGCGTTAATTGACAAAAGGGAAAGCGTTAATTCGAAATTGCATCTACAAATCCAGCAAGGTCGATTTTATCATGCATACCGCATTAATCTTGTAAAAAGTGATACGAAATTAGCCGTTGTTTCAATAAATATTTTTGAAAGATCTCTTGCTATTCTGCTAAAAGCCGTCTGCATTGATTACAAAAAATTTGTTGTTAACAGAGCGATCAAAAAGATGGGAGACTATCAAGAAACTTTCAAAGATCAAAACGTAAATCCTGGCTTAAATTTTCAAGCGGATCATCAACCACCAACTCTTCAACCATTGCAACCTAAATTGCAGCGCCAGACTAGCAATTCCCGTCCAGTTTCTCATATTCAACCAGAAACGATTATAAGCAGACCAATATATTCTTCTTTTTCTATCTACCGACAAGAGCGAGAGGAACAAGGGGAACCTGTTGACCTTTTAATTGGTAGAGGAACTCTGATTAATGCCTGCACTCCTAAATTAAATGGCCGACGTTATGTGCTAGAGGCTGGTATGAACAAGTCCTACCATCCCTTTACTGTTGATGCCGATTCTGATGTTCTTCCTGATTTCAAAGCTTCGATAACTAATCTAGAACAGATGGCTTATTTTCCTGATGAAAGTGTAGATGATATCTATTTAGAGCGGATTTACCCGGCTTCCACTTTAAGAAATGCCGGGATTTTCTTTAATGCAGCACGAATCCTAAAAAAGGCTGGCACGCTTGTGGTCGATTTTAATGATGGCTACCATACTGATATGGAACGAAAAAAACAAATAGAGGCTATGCGTTCTGTTTTTGATGAGTTTCGCATTCCTTTTACAATTAATGTGGCTATGCGTAATAGCGATTCAAGAAGCGATCTGGATTTTCCGAAATTTGTGTGCATTAAATACGATGATTTTGATCCGACATACTTGTTGGAAAAAAGCCGACTATTTAGACTTCGACTATTTGAGGCAACATTGAGGTTAGAGCAACTTTTTCGAGATAACAGAGTTGACTTTCATTGATAGATTTAATGTAAATAGTTGTAACAGAACAGTTAATAGGTCTCATCTCGCCCGGATGTGTCAAGTTCAAACATAATGTAATCGGAATCGGAAGAGGGGGGCTTTAAACTTAGTTTATTTGTGTTTTCCATATAACGTCTGATAATGCATGTTATGTTGTGTTAAGGGACTTTTTAAAGCCTTTTATCTGATCACAGATCATTTAATTTATTAAACTTCAGCAAAATGTGAAGGATAAAAAAGAGCTTCACTCACCCCGAAAATCTCTGAAACTTGTCGAATAGTTTCACGACTCATAGTTTTTATCCCGTTTTCGAGATTACTTAAAGTTCCATCACTCATCGGATAGCCAGGATTTTTTTTCTTATAAAGAGACTGAAAAATTTTTTGTGTCATCCCATGTGATGTCCGAAGCTCCATCATGAGTTGGCCTTGAAATTTTTCTGTTTCTTTCTGAAGTTTGACAATTTCTCTTTTAGCTACATTTAACGCATCATCTATTAGTTTTGCATGATGGCGGTTAATTTTCTGATCTATGGAAAGCGTTTTTTTATATTTATTCGCAATTGTCGCATCGATTTGGCTATTAATTTGATCTTCTGTATTTCCACTTAATTTGGCTATCAAATTTTTATCAATTTGCGATTGAGCTTGTTCAAATAAACGCTTTAAAAAGAGTATCTTATAGCTCTTCCTAGAAGGTAACTGAGCGCTAATTTTTTTTTGGAGATCCTCATACTTGCTTGTAGGATTAATTGCGGCTTGATGTATCTGATTTGAAAGTTGATTTATAGCGCTGGCTATGCCTTCCAATGAACTGTGGGCCCTTTGATTCACTTTCAATTCACGAACTTTACGGTTTGTTTGGAAACTTGAAATATTTAATAACTTGCAAAAAAAAGTGCGCATTGAATTATTGAGTTGCTCAAAAATCATATAGTAGAAGAAAGATTTAAGATTGTTTAATTTTAAATTTTTTTTAATGCTATTAAAGGTGTTTTCTAGCACAACCTTAATCACACTTTGAACTTCTTGATCTATTCGAATGATTTTATAGCGGAGCTTATAAATTGCAGGCCTTAAGCAGGCCATTTTTTGGCTAGAAAGCTCAATCCTTTGATTTTCAAGAAGCTCTCGCCCTTGTAAGCGATAAATAAGTGGAAAAACAGTTTGAATGAGACCATCAATTTTTTTGAGATTTTCAGTTAGAATGGATTGAGTCACTGCTATTCGCTTGAAGTGCGTAACTTTATCATTCAATTCGCTTTGTTTTATGCCAGTTGCTTCCTCTACAACAATTAAATCTTTCCCTGTAAAACGATTTAAAACAGCATTGTAATATAAATCATAAAAATGGTTTGGGATGCGAGATTCATTGTAACTTTTATGGCGCTCATGACGAATAATGACAGGAATTTCCTCAATCTTTTTTTTAATGAGCAGAGCGGTTTGATTTCTATCTACCGCATGATTGTCCTTTATTTGAACAATCATTTGCGAAGCTTCTTCAAATAAAGGATCCTTCATATTCAAATTTAACCAAAGATCGATATTTTCAGGCTGATTGACAAAAGGAATTAAAGAGGCAGCTTTCTTTCGGTAAAAATGCAAAACATCTATAATTTCGAGTATTCTTTCTCGTTTTGCAACATCAATTTCTCCTTTAGCTGATTGAATTTCACGAGTTAGGGCTTTGTCTATTTCTTCAATCAAATGATTGACAAAATGCGTTACAACTTCTTCAGGGGTAATTTTCCCTACAGAAGTCAAATTCAACAAAGCAATTGCCTTTTGTCTTAGCAAACTATCCTTTGTTTTTTCCTCAATAGATCGATCTGCGTCGTTGATTGCTTTAATAACATCTAAAGTTGCATTACTTTCGTCATAATATCCAGAACGGTAAAGATAAACGATTTCGGTGTCTCCTTGCTTTGCAAATAGACAAGGAAGAGTAGCTGAGTGAGCAGCTTGAAATTTGACTCCATGCAAGGATTTCGCAGTATATCCTTGATGGATCGTATGGCCTTCACGAAAAACATTTTTTGTTAAAAAACAAACAATCGCCTGAAAAAAAATACTCATGACTTTTTTTTCAATATGTTGTTCCAAGATGAAGATCGATCTTTCTACCCGAAATTGTCGATCGGCTAGCTGCCTTTTTTGATGAGGGGTATTAAAATCTGAAAATGTGAAATTTCTAAGAGAAGAAGTGGTATTTTCTTTCTCATCATCTAGAATAACGCGATCTTTTTTTAAAGCATCTTTTGCTAAAAAATAAGGATCAACACCTATTTGTGGATGTGAAATATTCAGACCCATTTTATCTCCCCGGATTTTTTTAGCCTAAAAATAACTTTTTTTTTATTTAACTAAAATAGAAATCCATTTAGACAAATGAGAAGTTTTTAGAGTAAATTAGCATTCTGATTTTCGAAACTGAAAATATTAAAAAAATTAGATGTAATGATAGAAGCGAAGAGATTCTTTCTCATTCTTTCCGGATTTCATCGCTTTATAACTCTTCCAATATCTATAGGCCTTTTTTAAAGAGTTCAAGTATGCGTATATTTTGCAGTTTTCTTCTCTCTACAATCAGCATATTTATTCCTTTATCTGCCCTTAGGATTCCTATTGAAATAGAGGTCGCGCTTACAAGTGAACAGCGTGCATGGGGACTCATGCAACGTGATTACTTGCCTGAAAACCGAGGAATGATTTTTTATTTTCCAAAAAGTCTTTGGATGTTTAATACATTGATCGATCTTTCAGCTGCTTTTTTAGATGATCAAGGAATCATTCTTGAAATAGTAGAGCTAAAGTCTTATCCCGAAATGATGGATCCCAACAGACCTGTAAAAAGATTAAGTGATATGAAGAAAT is a window from the Parachlamydia acanthamoebae genome containing:
- a CDS encoding helix-turn-helix domain-containing protein, translated to MGLNISHPQIGVDPYFLAKDALKKDRVILDDEKENTTSSLRNFTFSDFNTPHQKRQLADRQFRVERSIFILEQHIEKKVMSIFFQAIVCFLTKNVFREGHTIHQGYTAKSLHGVKFQAAHSATLPCLFAKQGDTEIVYLYRSGYYDESNATLDVIKAINDADRSIEEKTKDSLLRQKAIALLNLTSVGKITPEEVVTHFVNHLIEEIDKALTREIQSAKGEIDVAKRERILEIIDVLHFYRKKAASLIPFVNQPENIDLWLNLNMKDPLFEEASQMIVQIKDNHAVDRNQTALLIKKKIEEIPVIIRHERHKSYNESRIPNHFYDLYYNAVLNRFTGKDLIVVEEATGIKQSELNDKVTHFKRIAVTQSILTENLKKIDGLIQTVFPLIYRLQGRELLENQRIELSSQKMACLRPAIYKLRYKIIRIDQEVQSVIKVVLENTFNSIKKNLKLNNLKSFFYYMIFEQLNNSMRTFFCKLLNISSFQTNRKVRELKVNQRAHSSLEGIASAINQLSNQIHQAAINPTSKYEDLQKKISAQLPSRKSYKILFLKRLFEQAQSQIDKNLIAKLSGNTEDQINSQIDATIANKYKKTLSIDQKINRHHAKLIDDALNVAKREIVKLQKETEKFQGQLMMELRTSHGMTQKIFQSLYKKKNPGYPMSDGTLSNLENGIKTMSRETIRQVSEIFGVSEALFYPSHFAEV
- a CDS encoding DUF192 domain-containing protein; protein product: MRIFCSFLLSTISIFIPLSALRIPIEIEVALTSEQRAWGLMQRDYLPENRGMIFYFPKSLWMFNTLIDLSAAFLDDQGIILEIVELKSYPEMMDPNRPVKRLSDMKKYPPNDKIYAFFLQKSKSFPPGTLYVIEMNKGWFAKHGVKPGDRIVWNLNSSHAYVELFKKGK